The Chitinophaga niabensis genome segment TGAAAACAGATAAAACGATCATGAAGGGTACTTTGCCTACGTTCACAAAGGACAACAGTTTATCCCAGGTGGAGCTGTCGCCTCCGTGGTCGAGGTCTGCATCGGTATCCACATCTACATCCGTGTCAATGCCGTCTGCATCCAGATCGCCATCGCCCAGTACACTGCCGAAAATGAGGTTAAAGATCCAGTATATAACGGTAACGCCGGTGGTTACCGTCATGATGGCGTTACTGAGCGGATTAAATAACAGTTCAACTATATTAGCCATAGATCATCAGGGATTATCAGCGATACCCAGTTTTTCCTTGATCGCTTTCAAGTCTTTTTCGATAGATAAAGCGTCGTCTTTTAAAAGTGTATCCAATTCATCTTTCAGTGTATTCTTTTCGCGGGCAATTTCACCATAGGCTTTGGCCAGGGCTTCCTGGTCTTCTACCTTGGCTTTCATCCTTTCCAGCATGGCAATGGTTCCGTTATTATCCAGCTGGGCGAGTTGTTTATTCACCTGTTCGGTAGCTTTGCTTACTTTGGCCCTGGCCTTGAGCGTTCTCAGTTCCTTTTCCCACTTATCCATATTATCCCTGAGGATCTCCGTGTTTCGGAGCATCTCGGCGGAGGATTGCTGTAAAGCCACTACCTGTGTGCTCAGTGCTTCGGATTCCGTATAAAATTTACGGCGTAAAGAAAGCGCTTCCCGGGCTAATTCTTCTGCTTTCACCAGGTCAACTTGTCCAGCCTGGGCTTTTTGCATGATCAAAATAGCTTTTTCTCCATAATTAAGCGATTCTTTCTGGCAATTGGCCTGTTCATTTTCCGTGCGGATAGCGAGGGCCTTTACTTTCGCGTAGGCTTCCGTTGCGTCCACCAGGTCTTGCCGCAATTCACGCAGCCCCTGCTCCGTCATTTTAACAGGATCTTCCATTTTTTCCACCGCGGCATGTATTTCCGCCTGGCCTATTCTGAAAAGTCGTTTGAAAATGTTCATGGCTTAATGTTTTATTTATATTCCTATAATTTCGAAAAATCAATGATCTGTTGCGAATATTCGCTTAGCAGCAGGCCCAGGGAGTTGATCGCACCTTCAAATTCATTAAAGTCGATATTCCCCAGCTGCATGGTGTAGCGGAACAACACTTTATTACCTTCTTCATTAATAACAAAGGCACCGTGTATGGTATCCCTGTTCTTCTGCAGCAGTTTTTTAAACATTTCCGCATGATCCCCGCGGAACGAAAAAAGGAACTGCTCCATAATTAAGATAGGTGGAGCGATGCCGATGATCAGGTTATTAATACCATCAGGCTGATTATCGATCTTCAGGATGCCATTCTGCTCGTTTTTATAAACGATCCGGCAATTGAGCCTGGTAGCAAAATCTTCAATGGTATCGATATAGTTCATTCGGGTTGTTTTATTCATTTCCTTATCAAATGTACAAAAACAAAACACAATTGCAAATTAAATTAGCACAATAGATAAAATAATTTGCCTTATATTTGTGGGGATGACAAAAATAGGAGCCAATATCAAGAAGATAAGAACAACGAAAGGCCTTAGCCAGCAGGCTTTTGCCGATCTGTTTGAACTTACCAGGGGGAATATTTCGTCTTACGAGGAAAACCGGGCGGAACCGCGGATCGATACCGTGGTACGCATTGCCAATCATTTTTGCATTCCGCTGGATAATTTTGTGAAGCAGTCCCTGACTATCAACGAGATCCTGCAATTCAACGGGGACAAGCTCATCG includes the following:
- a CDS encoding YbjN domain-containing protein, whose translation is MNYIDTIEDFATRLNCRIVYKNEQNGILKIDNQPDGINNLIIGIAPPILIMEQFLFSFRGDHAEMFKKLLQKNRDTIHGAFVINEEGNKVLFRYTMQLGNIDFNEFEGAINSLGLLLSEYSQQIIDFSKL
- a CDS encoding PspA/IM30 family protein; translation: MNIFKRLFRIGQAEIHAAVEKMEDPVKMTEQGLRELRQDLVDATEAYAKVKALAIRTENEQANCQKESLNYGEKAILIMQKAQAGQVDLVKAEELAREALSLRRKFYTESEALSTQVVALQQSSAEMLRNTEILRDNMDKWEKELRTLKARAKVSKATEQVNKQLAQLDNNGTIAMLERMKAKVEDQEALAKAYGEIAREKNTLKDELDTLLKDDALSIEKDLKAIKEKLGIADNP